A window from Phoenix dactylifera cultivar Barhee BC4 unplaced genomic scaffold, palm_55x_up_171113_PBpolish2nd_filt_p 000452F, whole genome shotgun sequence encodes these proteins:
- the LOC103697542 gene encoding small heat shock protein, chloroplastic-like isoform X2 has protein sequence MAAMIAIRRAPVSKLLEKLLVSPARPSAAAGSRLFNTNTRLLDLDDNRSLDVDRRRDDLSGAPRRRGDSSFFPGIFPDVRDPFTPARSLSQVLNLMDQMLDNPFAAATQGAIGGFRRGWEAREDGDALHLRIDMPGLGKEHVKVWAEQNTLIIKGEGEKETEEEESGRRYSSRIDLPPEAYQIDQIRAEMKNGVLKVVVPKVKAEERKDVFQINIE, from the exons ATGGCCGCAATGATCGCCATAAGGAGGGCTCCCGTCTCCAAGCTCCTGGAGAAGCTCCTCGTTTCCCCCGCTCGCCCCTCTGCTGCCGCCGGCTCCCGCCTTTTCAACACCAACACCAGGCTCCTCGACCTCGATGATAACCGCAGCCTCGACGTCGACCGCCGCCGTGACGACCTCTCGGGCGCCCCTCGCCGCCGCGGCgactcttccttcttccccggCATCTTCCCAG ATGTGCGGGATCCGTTCACTCCGGCGAGGAGTTTGAGCCAGGTGTTGAACTTGATGGACCAGATGCTGGACAACCCGTTCGCGGCGGCGACCCAGGGGGCGATCGGGGGATTCCGGCGAGGGTGGGAGGCGAGGGAGGACGGGGACGCGCTGCACCTGAGGATCGACATGCCGGGATTGGGAAAGGAGCACGTGAAGGTGTGGGCAGAGCAGAACACGTTGATCAtaaagggagaaggggagaaggagacggaggaggaggagagcggTCGAAGGTACAGCAGCCGGATCGACCTGCCGCCGGAGGCGTACCAGATCGACCAGATCCGGGCGGAGATGAAGAACGGAGTTCTTAAAGTGGTGGTTCCCAAGGTCAAGGCGGAGGAGCGTAAAGACGTTTTCCAAATCAACATCGAGTGA
- the LOC103697542 gene encoding small heat shock protein, chloroplastic-like isoform X1, translated as MAAMIAIRRAPVSKLLEKLLVSPARPSAAAGSRLFNTNTRLLDLDDNRSLDVDRRRDDLSGAPRRRGDSSFFPGIFPGNVRDPFTPARSLSQVLNLMDQMLDNPFAAATQGAIGGFRRGWEAREDGDALHLRIDMPGLGKEHVKVWAEQNTLIIKGEGEKETEEEESGRRYSSRIDLPPEAYQIDQIRAEMKNGVLKVVVPKVKAEERKDVFQINIE; from the exons ATGGCCGCAATGATCGCCATAAGGAGGGCTCCCGTCTCCAAGCTCCTGGAGAAGCTCCTCGTTTCCCCCGCTCGCCCCTCTGCTGCCGCCGGCTCCCGCCTTTTCAACACCAACACCAGGCTCCTCGACCTCGATGATAACCGCAGCCTCGACGTCGACCGCCGCCGTGACGACCTCTCGGGCGCCCCTCGCCGCCGCGGCgactcttccttcttccccggCATCTTCCCAGGTA ATGTGCGGGATCCGTTCACTCCGGCGAGGAGTTTGAGCCAGGTGTTGAACTTGATGGACCAGATGCTGGACAACCCGTTCGCGGCGGCGACCCAGGGGGCGATCGGGGGATTCCGGCGAGGGTGGGAGGCGAGGGAGGACGGGGACGCGCTGCACCTGAGGATCGACATGCCGGGATTGGGAAAGGAGCACGTGAAGGTGTGGGCAGAGCAGAACACGTTGATCAtaaagggagaaggggagaaggagacggaggaggaggagagcggTCGAAGGTACAGCAGCCGGATCGACCTGCCGCCGGAGGCGTACCAGATCGACCAGATCCGGGCGGAGATGAAGAACGGAGTTCTTAAAGTGGTGGTTCCCAAGGTCAAGGCGGAGGAGCGTAAAGACGTTTTCCAAATCAACATCGAGTGA